Part of the Cellulomonas taurus genome, TTGATCATCGACCCGGGCAGCAGGTGCGCCTCGGTCAGCACCTGGAAGCCATTGCAGATGCCGAGCACCGGCAGGCCCCGGCCGGCGGCCTCGACGACCTCGCCCATCACCGGCGCGAACCGGCTGATCGCCCCGGCCCGCAGGTAGTCCCCGTAGGAGAAGCCACCCGGCAGCACGACCGCGTCCACGCCGTGCAGGTCCGCGTCGGCGTGCCAGAGCGACACCGGCTCGGCACCGGCCAGCCGGACGGCGCGCGCGGCGTCCCGGTCGTCCAGGGTGCCGGGGAAGGTGACGACACCGATGGTCGCCATCAGGCGAGGCCCTCGGAGACGATCGTTCCGGCAGCATCTGCCTCGTAGTCGGCGACCCGGACCACGTCCTCGATCACCGGGTTGGACAGCACCTGCTCGGCGGCCTCGGCGGCGGCGGCGAGCACCTCGGGGGTGACCGGGCCCTCGACCTCCAGCTCGAACCGCTTGCCCTGTCGGACGGCGGTGAACTGGCCGAATCCCAGCCGGGGCAGTGCACCTGCCACCGCCTTGCCCTGCGGGTCGAGGATCTCCGGCTTGGGCATCACATCGACGACGACTCGTCCCACAGGTACTCCCTGGTTCGCGGCGGTGGAGCGTTGCGGTGCCAGGATACCGATCGCCAGGACCCCTAGGGGAGCCGCACGATGCCGAGGCCCGCCGGTGCGTCGCCGGACAGGTAGCGGTGCAGCACGTCGTTGCCCGGTGCCCGCAGGTCCAGCGACCACCCGGCGACCACCAGCAGCCACCCACGGTCGAGGACCGCGTCCAGCCAGAGCTCGTCGTGCGGGGCGACCGCCAAGGCGTCCTCGCCGGTCCACAGCGTCGCCCAGTGGTCGGCGGCGGTGACGTCGGCGCGCTCCGGATCCAGGGTGGGCAGCGCGCCCGACTCGTCCAGTCCGAGGTCGGCGATCGCCCGGGACAGCTCCGCGACCGCCCGTGGCTCCTGACTGGTCGGGTGCAGCACCCAGACCGCGACGGGTCGTCCGTCACGGGGATGGAATCCGACCGCCGTCCGTCCCGCGATCAGGCGGGCGGTGGGCCGGTCATGGCGATGGCGCAGCACAGTGCTCTCGACGCTAGGCAGTCCGACGTCCGCGCGTGGCGGGTCGATGGGTGGCAGCACCCAGCCTGGACCGGGTGAAACGGCTCGCCGCGGACGAACGTCCCGCGGGAGGGGTCGGTGCGCCGTCCCTGGCACCGTGATGCCACGGATTCACCCGCGGGAGCCCGCAGCGGTCCCGATCGGCCGACCGATGGGAATGCCATGGTCACCGGTATGTCCACCACCGCACCCCTGAGGGGCGTCCCCTCCCCGTGCGTCGCGCACCCGCACGCGGGGCTGGTGCATCGCGACGGCCAGTGCCGCTGCTTCGTCGGCGGCCCGGCCCCCGAGCACGAACCGGAACGGGTCCTGACCTTCGCGTCCTGAGCCACCCATCCGCTCTCCGGACCGCTCCGAACCCTCCTCGACCGACATCCGAGGAACGATTCGAGGAGCGACGATGCGACTTCGCAGCAAGGGCACCGGCTACGCCGTGGCCGTCATGGCCACCGGCCTCACCCTGACCCTCGGCGCCTGCTCCGGCGGCGACGACGGCATGAACTCCAGCGCGAGCAGCCCCTCCAGCTCGTCCACCATGGACCACAACAGCATGGACATGGCCACCGACCCCGGCGTCGACCCGGTCAGCACCGGCGACCCGTTCGCCGACGCCCGGACCGCGGCGGCCCACATGCCGGAGACCGCGCTGACCCTGGCGACCGGACTGGCCAAGGCCACCGACACCGCGGGCGAGGTCGACTCCGACGCCGCCACCCTGCGCGCCAACCTGACCGCCATGCTCCAGGAGCACGTCTACCTGACCGGCATCGGGGTGGCCACCGCCTACACCGCCGGTCCGGACTCGGCCGAGTTCGCGGCCGCCAAGACCGCCCTGGACGGCAACACCCAGGACCTGACCGACGCGATCGGCACCCTGGCCGGTGACGACGCGGCCCAGCAGTTCGACCAGGTCTGGACCGATCACGTCGGCTACTTCGTCGACTACGCGGTGGCCAAGAAGTCCGGTGACCAGGCGGCCGCCGACGCCGCCCAGGCCAACTTGACCCAGTACACCCAGGACGCCGGCGCGTTCTTCGAGCAGATCAGCAACGGTGAACTCCCCGCCGCTGCCGTGACCGAGGCGCTGGGGATGCACGTGTCCACCATGTCCGCGGCGATCGACGCCCTGGCCGCCGGTGACCCGACCGCCTCCGACACCCTGCGCGCTGCCGCCGAGCACGTCGGGATGGACGCCGGCACCATCGCCACCGGACTCGCGAAGGCCACCGACCTGGCCGGCGACCCGATGGACGATGCCTCCACCCTGCGGTCGAACCTGACCGCGCTGCTGCAGGAGCACGTCTACCTGGCAGCCTTCGCGGTGTTCAACGCCTACACCGCCGACGGCGGGGTCGAGTCCCCGGCGTTCACCGCGGCCGCGGCCACCCTGGACGCCAACTCGGTCGCCCTCTCCGACGCCGTGACCTCGCTGGCCGGCGCCGACAACGGCGCGGCCTTCCTGGAGCTGTGGCGTCAGCACATCGGGTTCTTCGTCGACTACGCGGTGGCGGACGCCACCATGGACGAGGACGCCCGCCAGCAGGCGCTGCTGGACCTGGACGGCTACCGCCCGCAGGCCGGTGCGTTCTTCGAGAAGGTCAGCGGTGGCGAGCTGCCGGCCGACGAGATCGCCGCTGGACTGGGCATGCACGTGTCGACCCTGGCCGGAGCGATCGACTCGCTCGCGAAGGCCCTGGTCGGCTGACGAGCTGTGGCGCCGGTCCTCTCCCACGCGCTGGCCGGCGCCACACCCCGGGGTCCGGGTGCGGGTGTCTGCGACACTGTCGCGGTGCCCGTACCCGGACCTCACACCCTCGCCGACGACACCCTCGACCGGGTCGCCGCCGGTGACCAGGACGCCTTCACCGCGCTGTACGACGCGCTGGCCCCGGCAGTCCACGGAACCGCCCTCGCCGTGCTCCGCGATCCGGACCACGCCGCCGAGGTGACCCAGGAGGTCATGGTGGAGATCTGGCGCACCGCCGACCGCTACGACCGACGTCTCGGCTCGCCCCGCACCTGGGCCACCACCATGGCGCACCGCCGGGCGATCGACCGGGTCCGTTCCGTCCAGTCCCAGCGCACCCGCGATCAGGCCGCACTGGACCGGGATCGACCGATCGACTACGACCACGTCAGCGAGCAGGTCGAGGGCCGGCTGGAGGCCGAACGTCTCCGGCACTGCATGGACGGCCTCACCGACACCCAGCGCGAATCCGTGACGCTCGCCTACTACGGCGGACTCAGCTACCGCGAGGTGGCCGAGGACCTGGGTGCCGCACTCCCCACCATCAAGAGCCGCATCCGCGACGGACTGATCCGCCTGCGTGACTGCCTGGGCGTGACCCGATGACCGAGGACAGCATGAGCCACCACGACCCGCACGATCTGCTCGCCGCCTGGGCGATCGACGCCGTCGACCCCGACGAGCGTGCCGCGGTCGAGCGTGCCATCGCCGAGGACCCCGCGCTCGCCGAGGAGGCCGCCGGGTTCCTGGCCACCGCCGCCGTGCTCGGTGCAGCCCGAGCCGTCACGCCGCCGACCCAGGTCCGCGACCGCGTGCTCGCCGCGATCCGCACTGACGCGACGACCACTCAGGCAGCTGCCACCCACCTGCCCGCCGCCTCCCCTGGCACCCGCTCCCCCCGTGGCCGCGACGGCGCGACCCGGCCCGGCAGCACCCGGCCCGGCACCGCACGCTCCGACGCCACCGGCCCCGGGTCGCGGCGCGGTCTCAGCCGCCGTCTGCGCACGG contains:
- the purS gene encoding phosphoribosylformylglycinamidine synthase subunit PurS translates to MGRVVVDVMPKPEILDPQGKAVAGALPRLGFGQFTAVRQGKRFELEVEGPVTPEVLAAAAEAAEQVLSNPVIEDVVRVADYEADAAGTIVSEGLA
- the sigK gene encoding ECF RNA polymerase sigma factor SigK, with the protein product MPVPGPHTLADDTLDRVAAGDQDAFTALYDALAPAVHGTALAVLRDPDHAAEVTQEVMVEIWRTADRYDRRLGSPRTWATTMAHRRAIDRVRSVQSQRTRDQAALDRDRPIDYDHVSEQVEGRLEAERLRHCMDGLTDTQRESVTLAYYGGLSYREVAEDLGAALPTIKSRIRDGLIRLRDCLGVTR